From one Catellatospora sp. IY07-71 genomic stretch:
- a CDS encoding DUF559 domain-containing protein has translation MFEVQRIAETQDGLITAAQCRALGIAADRVKWFVRSRLWMTVTRGVYLVDADLRGTVLPLRALVRAGRLACGPEAVVVLHSAALLHGIDGLRQDERAIHLSLPGDRAIPKRLGDGRLMPHQLVIDPADIVEIDGMRVTSALRTVADLLLVTDRYAAVSVLDSALHRLAFTEHELPGLYRLLAGRRGAIAARKWIDQADGRAESPLETRARLRCADAGLAPDELQAVIRAADGTVLARADMLWHRARVIGEADGAEVHDRPEAVFRDRHRQNALANAGYTVLRFTWSDTLTPDRIPTVVRRALVGSQQSITVPG, from the coding sequence GTGTTCGAGGTGCAGCGGATAGCTGAGACGCAGGACGGGCTGATCACGGCTGCGCAGTGCCGTGCGCTCGGGATTGCCGCAGACCGGGTCAAATGGTTCGTGCGCAGCCGGCTGTGGATGACGGTCACACGTGGCGTCTATCTGGTCGACGCGGACCTTCGAGGGACGGTGCTGCCACTGCGTGCGCTGGTCCGGGCCGGTCGGCTGGCGTGCGGACCGGAGGCTGTGGTGGTGCTGCACAGCGCGGCCCTGCTGCATGGCATCGACGGGCTGCGGCAGGACGAGCGCGCGATCCACCTGAGCCTGCCGGGCGATCGCGCGATTCCGAAGCGGCTCGGCGACGGGCGGCTCATGCCACACCAGCTCGTCATCGATCCGGCGGACATCGTCGAGATCGACGGGATGCGGGTGACGTCGGCGCTGCGTACCGTCGCGGATCTGCTCCTGGTGACGGACCGCTATGCCGCGGTGTCGGTGCTGGACTCAGCCCTGCACCGGCTCGCCTTTACCGAGCACGAACTGCCAGGCCTGTACCGGTTGCTCGCGGGCAGGCGCGGCGCGATCGCGGCGCGGAAGTGGATCGATCAGGCCGACGGCCGGGCCGAATCGCCGCTGGAGACCCGGGCTCGCCTTCGTTGCGCCGACGCGGGACTGGCCCCGGACGAGCTGCAGGCGGTGATCCGAGCTGCGGACGGCACGGTGCTGGCTCGCGCGGACATGCTCTGGCACCGGGCCAGGGTGATCGGGGAGGCCGACGGCGCGGAGGTGCACGACCGTCCCGAGGCGGTGTTCCGCGACCGCCACCGCCAGAACGCCCTCGCCAACGCCGGCTACACCGTCCTCCGCTTCACCTGGTCCGACACCCTCACCCCCGACCGCATCCCCACCGTCGTCCGCCGCGCCCTGGTCGGGTCACAGCAATCGATCACGGTGCCCGGGTAG
- the purD gene encoding phosphoribosylamine--glycine ligase, whose product MRVLVVGSGGREHALVLGLVRDPGVSAVIAAPGNPGIAGVAAQVRDVDILSPEAVAGLAVEVEADLVVVGPEAPLVAGVADAVRAKGVPCFGPSGSAARLEGSKDFAKQVMNVAKVPTARAFTCATPEEAARALDAFGAPYVVKNDGLAAGKGVVVTDDREAALRHAADCGRVVIEEYLDGPEVSLFVVTDGETALPLLPAQDFKRIGDGDSGPNTGGMGAYAPLPWAPPQLVEHVMATVVHPTLQAMREAGNPFAGLLYVGLAITADGPKVIEFNARFGDPETQSVLSLLETPLGGLLYAAATGRLAEHPELQWADAYSVTVVLAGAGYPASARTGDEITGAEGLIHSGTKRDADGVLRSAGGRVLCATANGRDLHAARAAAYELVSHVELAGSQFRTDIALAAEEGRVVSPWR is encoded by the coding sequence GTGCGGGTACTGGTGGTGGGGAGTGGGGGGCGGGAGCACGCCCTGGTGCTGGGGTTGGTGCGGGATCCGGGGGTGTCCGCGGTGATTGCGGCGCCGGGGAATCCGGGGATCGCCGGGGTCGCGGCGCAGGTGCGGGATGTGGACATCCTGTCGCCGGAGGCGGTGGCTGGGCTGGCGGTTGAGGTTGAGGCCGATCTCGTGGTGGTGGGGCCGGAGGCGCCGCTGGTCGCGGGGGTCGCGGATGCGGTACGCGCGAAGGGTGTGCCCTGCTTCGGGCCGTCGGGCAGTGCGGCTCGGCTGGAGGGGTCCAAGGACTTCGCGAAGCAGGTCATGAACGTGGCGAAGGTGCCGACGGCGCGTGCGTTCACGTGCGCGACGCCGGAGGAGGCGGCACGGGCGCTGGACGCGTTCGGTGCGCCGTACGTGGTGAAGAACGACGGGCTCGCCGCGGGCAAGGGCGTCGTGGTGACCGACGACCGGGAGGCCGCGCTGCGGCATGCCGCCGACTGCGGCCGGGTGGTGATCGAGGAGTACCTCGACGGGCCCGAGGTGTCGCTGTTCGTGGTGACCGACGGGGAGACGGCGCTGCCGCTGCTGCCCGCGCAGGACTTCAAGCGGATCGGTGACGGCGACAGCGGCCCGAACACCGGCGGCATGGGTGCGTACGCGCCGCTGCCGTGGGCGCCGCCGCAGCTGGTCGAGCACGTGATGGCCACGGTGGTCCACCCGACGCTGCAGGCGATGCGCGAGGCGGGCAACCCGTTCGCCGGGCTGCTGTACGTCGGCCTGGCGATCACCGCGGACGGCCCGAAGGTGATCGAGTTCAATGCGCGCTTCGGCGACCCGGAGACGCAGTCGGTGCTGTCGCTGCTGGAGACGCCGCTGGGCGGGCTGCTGTACGCGGCCGCGACCGGCAGGCTGGCCGAGCACCCGGAGCTGCAGTGGGCGGACGCGTACTCGGTGACGGTGGTGCTGGCCGGCGCCGGCTACCCGGCGAGCGCGCGCACCGGCGACGAGATCACCGGGGCCGAGGGCCTGATCCACTCCGGCACGAAGCGGGACGCCGACGGCGTGCTGCGCTCGGCCGGCGGTCGGGTGCTGTGCGCCACCGCCAACGGGCGTGACCTGCACGCGGCGCGGGCAGCGGCGTATGAGCTGGTGTCGCACGTGGAGCTGGCGGGCTCGCAGTTCCGGACGGACATCGCGCTGGCCGCCGAGGAGGGCCGCGTCGTCTCTCCCTGGCGCTGA
- a CDS encoding AMP-binding protein: protein MDLLFIVRTLARRGLLKPGSPNRVADQLNALRRWGFTLAGELRAAEARDPHRIAVIDEHRGPITYRQLMRRAQRLATALGATRGVGPGVRVGLMCRNHAGLVEAMVACSLLGADAVLVNTALSAPQLAAVAEQQQLRLLLHDREFAPTAAAAACERLDESVVEALIAETSSQQRWDDVNRAGRTIVLTSGTTGAPKGARRPTPKGFGPLVSIIDRIPLHVGERILISAPLFHTWGYAALQLALAMRATVVLQRRFEPTATVQAVDAHGCTALFAVPVMLQRLVEAGAVPARPPRITAVSGSALPGGLATLFMNAWGDCLYNLYGSTEASWASIATPADLRRDHRTAGRPPHGTRIAILDPTGRPVARGEIGEIHVGNEMLFEGYTRGPGDPAAADLRGGLLGTGDLGHLDADGLLHVDGRADDMVVSGGENVFPRPLEELLAQLPQVREVAVVGVPDAQYGQRLAAYLVLHPGQTLDADEVREYVRHYLARFSVPRDVHFLPELPRTATGKVIPRLLHPM, encoded by the coding sequence GTGGACCTGCTCTTCATTGTCCGCACCCTCGCCCGCCGCGGGCTGCTCAAGCCGGGCAGCCCCAACCGCGTGGCCGACCAGCTCAACGCGCTGCGCCGGTGGGGCTTCACGCTCGCCGGCGAGCTGCGCGCCGCCGAGGCCCGCGACCCGCACCGGATCGCCGTCATCGACGAGCACCGCGGCCCGATCACGTACCGCCAGCTCATGCGCCGGGCGCAGCGCCTGGCCACGGCGCTCGGCGCGACCCGGGGCGTCGGTCCCGGCGTACGCGTCGGCCTGATGTGCCGCAATCACGCCGGCCTGGTCGAGGCCATGGTCGCCTGCTCGCTGCTCGGCGCGGACGCGGTCCTGGTCAACACCGCCCTGTCCGCTCCGCAGCTCGCCGCCGTGGCCGAGCAGCAGCAGCTCCGCCTGCTCCTGCACGACCGGGAGTTCGCACCGACCGCCGCCGCGGCCGCCTGCGAGCGCCTGGACGAGTCCGTGGTCGAGGCGCTGATCGCGGAGACGTCGTCCCAGCAGCGCTGGGACGACGTGAACCGGGCCGGGCGCACCATCGTGCTCACCTCCGGCACCACCGGCGCGCCCAAGGGTGCCCGGCGGCCCACCCCGAAGGGCTTCGGCCCGCTCGTCTCCATCATCGACCGCATCCCGCTGCACGTCGGCGAGCGCATCCTGATCTCCGCCCCGCTGTTCCACACCTGGGGGTACGCCGCGCTCCAGCTCGCCCTGGCCATGCGCGCCACCGTGGTGCTCCAGCGCCGCTTCGAGCCCACGGCGACCGTGCAGGCCGTCGACGCGCACGGGTGCACGGCCCTGTTCGCCGTACCCGTGATGCTGCAGCGCCTGGTCGAGGCCGGTGCCGTGCCCGCCCGGCCGCCCCGGATCACCGCGGTCAGCGGCTCGGCCCTGCCCGGCGGCCTGGCCACCCTGTTCATGAACGCCTGGGGCGACTGCCTGTACAACCTCTACGGCTCCACCGAGGCGTCCTGGGCCTCCATCGCCACCCCCGCCGACCTGCGCCGCGACCACCGCACCGCGGGCCGCCCGCCGCACGGCACCCGCATCGCCATCCTCGACCCGACCGGCCGCCCCGTGGCCCGGGGCGAGATCGGCGAGATCCACGTCGGCAACGAGATGCTGTTCGAGGGATACACCCGCGGCCCCGGCGACCCGGCGGCGGCCGACCTGCGCGGCGGCCTGCTCGGCACCGGCGACCTCGGCCACCTCGACGCGGACGGCCTGCTGCACGTCGACGGCCGCGCCGACGACATGGTCGTCTCCGGCGGCGAGAACGTCTTCCCCCGCCCCCTGGAGGAACTCCTCGCCCAGCTGCCCCAGGTGCGCGAGGTGGCCGTGGTCGGCGTCCCCGACGCCCAGTACGGCCAGCGCCTCGCCGCGTACCTGGTCCTGCACCCGGGCCAGACCCTCGACGCCGACGAGGTCCGCGAGTACGTCCGCCACTACCTGGCCCGCTTCAGCGTCCCTCGCGACGTGCACTTCCTGCCCGAACTCCCCCGCACCGCCACCGGCAAGGTGATCCCCCGCCTCCTCCACCCCATGTAA
- a CDS encoding acyl-CoA dehydrogenase family protein, with translation MSSLEFSLDLNEEQRDLRDWVHGFAEQVVRPAAAEWDEREETPWPVIQEAAKIGLYDFEFLANLWADPSGLSMCIASEELFWGDAGIGLAIMGTSLAVAGIFGSGTPEQMAEWVPQCFGTKDDPKVAAFCSTEPEAGSDVGAMRTRAVYDAATDEWVLTGQKAYATNGGIANVHVVTAVVDPELGSRGQAGFIVPPGTKGLHTARKLRKLGIRASHTADVFLDEVRVPGRCLLGGKDALDARLARARSGQRSSGQASMRTFELSRPAVGAQALGIARAAYEYALEYAKTRVQFGRPIVENQAVAFALADMRMEIDAARLLVWRAAWMGRNNRPFTAGEGSMSKLKAGEVAVSVTEKALQILGGAGYLREHPVERWYRDAKIYTIFEGTSEIQRLVVARAITGASLR, from the coding sequence ATGTCCTCGTTGGAGTTCTCCCTCGACCTCAACGAGGAGCAGCGGGATCTGCGCGACTGGGTGCACGGCTTCGCGGAGCAGGTCGTGCGCCCGGCCGCGGCGGAGTGGGACGAGCGGGAGGAGACTCCCTGGCCCGTCATCCAGGAGGCCGCCAAGATCGGCCTCTACGACTTCGAGTTCCTGGCCAACCTGTGGGCGGACCCGAGCGGCCTGTCCATGTGCATCGCCAGCGAGGAGCTGTTCTGGGGCGACGCCGGCATCGGCCTGGCCATCATGGGCACCTCGCTGGCCGTCGCGGGCATCTTCGGCTCGGGCACCCCGGAGCAGATGGCCGAGTGGGTGCCGCAGTGCTTCGGCACCAAGGACGACCCGAAGGTCGCCGCGTTCTGCTCGACCGAGCCGGAGGCGGGCTCCGACGTGGGCGCCATGCGCACCCGCGCGGTGTACGACGCGGCCACCGACGAGTGGGTGCTCACCGGCCAGAAGGCGTACGCCACCAACGGCGGCATCGCGAACGTGCACGTGGTGACCGCGGTCGTCGACCCCGAGCTGGGCTCGCGCGGCCAGGCCGGGTTCATCGTGCCGCCCGGCACCAAGGGCCTGCACACCGCACGCAAGCTGCGCAAGCTCGGCATCCGGGCCTCGCACACCGCGGACGTGTTCCTGGACGAGGTGCGCGTGCCGGGCCGCTGCCTGCTCGGCGGCAAGGACGCGCTGGACGCGCGGCTGGCGCGGGCCCGCTCCGGGCAGCGCTCGTCGGGGCAGGCCTCGATGCGCACGTTCGAGCTGTCCCGGCCCGCGGTCGGCGCACAGGCGCTGGGCATCGCGCGGGCGGCGTACGAGTACGCCCTGGAGTACGCGAAGACGCGGGTGCAGTTCGGCCGGCCCATCGTGGAGAACCAGGCGGTCGCGTTCGCACTGGCCGACATGCGGATGGAGATCGACGCGGCCCGGCTGCTGGTGTGGCGGGCGGCGTGGATGGGCCGCAACAACCGGCCGTTCACCGCGGGCGAGGGCTCGATGTCCAAGCTCAAGGCGGGCGAGGTCGCGGTCTCGGTGACGGAGAAGGCGCTGCAGATCCTCGGCGGCGCCGGCTACCTGCGCGAGCACCCGGTGGAGCGGTGGTACCGCGACGCCAAGATCTACACCATCTTCGAGGGCACCAGCGAGATCCAGCGGCTGGTCGTGGCGCGGGCCATCACCGGCGCCTCGCTGCGCTGA
- a CDS encoding SCP2 sterol-binding domain-containing protein, with protein sequence MAELDLSDFSSLDPAQFASLVKNASDAQLTEVLSGDLRTKVLDEIFRRMPGLFRPERAGNTEAVIHWIITGAPDGGSDTYELVIANGACTLSEKPANEPKLAVTVGPADFLKVVSGNGNPVMMFMTGKLKAKGDLALAANIANLFNIPKA encoded by the coding sequence ATGGCCGAGCTCGACCTGTCCGACTTCAGCTCGCTCGACCCGGCGCAGTTCGCGTCCCTGGTCAAGAACGCGTCCGACGCGCAGCTGACCGAGGTGCTCAGCGGCGACCTGCGCACCAAGGTGCTGGACGAGATCTTCCGCCGGATGCCCGGCCTGTTCCGCCCGGAGCGCGCCGGCAACACCGAAGCGGTGATCCACTGGATCATCACGGGTGCCCCGGACGGCGGCTCGGACACGTACGAGCTGGTCATCGCCAACGGCGCCTGCACCCTGTCGGAGAAGCCGGCCAACGAGCCGAAGCTCGCCGTCACGGTCGGCCCGGCCGACTTCCTCAAGGTCGTCTCCGGCAACGGCAACCCGGTGATGATGTTCATGACCGGCAAGCTGAAGGCCAAGGGCGACCTGGCGCTCGCCGCCAACATCGCGAACCTGTTCAACATCCCCAAGGCCTGA
- a CDS encoding TetR/AcrR family transcriptional regulator: MLDAAVLVFSRRGFHHANMDEIAELSGVSKPMVYAYLGTKEELFIACLRRESARLVNGLAAAADPTLPPDQQLWRGLKGFFEFVGAHRDGWSVLYRQARTQQPFSAEISRMREAVVEVITDRLDGALRQEGRQVKPDDLTAMALTLVGASESLADWLADHPDEDPGRTATRLMNAVWLGADQLMRGSTWRPPTP, from the coding sequence ATGCTCGACGCCGCCGTGCTGGTCTTCTCCCGCCGCGGCTTCCACCACGCCAACATGGACGAGATCGCCGAACTCTCCGGCGTGTCCAAGCCGATGGTGTACGCGTACCTCGGCACCAAGGAGGAACTCTTCATCGCCTGCCTGCGCCGTGAGTCGGCCCGCCTGGTCAACGGCCTGGCCGCGGCGGCCGATCCCACTCTCCCTCCGGACCAGCAACTGTGGCGGGGCCTCAAAGGTTTCTTCGAGTTCGTCGGCGCGCACCGCGACGGCTGGTCGGTGCTCTACCGGCAGGCCCGCACGCAGCAGCCGTTCTCGGCCGAGATCAGCCGGATGCGGGAGGCCGTCGTCGAGGTGATCACCGATCGGCTGGACGGCGCGCTGCGCCAGGAGGGGCGGCAGGTCAAGCCGGACGATCTCACCGCGATGGCGCTGACCCTGGTCGGCGCGAGCGAGTCGCTGGCCGACTGGCTGGCCGACCACCCCGACGAGGACCCCGGCCGCACCGCCACCCGGCTCATGAACGCCGTCTGGCTCGGCGCCGACCAGCTCATGCGCGGCTCGACCTGGCGCCCACCCACCCCCTGA
- a CDS encoding HlyD family efflux transporter periplasmic adaptor subunit has product MTFVVRGRRRRWLAAGSVVLVAAVVATVLVLRGGDPAPAAAATTAVQRGEVTYSVAASGKVAPVATRELAFSVSGTLTSVKVKPGDEVLLGEVLAAIDDADAREARDEAANALAEAEQTLADAAAAAGDTSCDTTVRAAAAAYLGTAAGGAAAPASTGPDPAAFGGSGSSSASPSSSPSAGPSPSTSPSAGPSPSPSRTPGAKPTPSPTAGTGGGGCQGGGSGGRGGAGGDAIYSAQIAVNRAVADLARAERELAGTVITAPVAAKVLAVEGRAGDAVGTATFIKLGVTATMMVEAEFAEADAVSLAVGQPATVTLANRPDETLPATIAEVAATGTASGTLVRYRVLLAFDGSPEGLLIGQSATAGVVLNRADSVLLLPQSAVRMTGDTEGEVKLPDGTARQVKVGLRGDGDVEIVAGLTEGDSVRVNARS; this is encoded by the coding sequence ATGACGTTCGTGGTGCGCGGAAGACGGCGCCGGTGGCTGGCTGCGGGCTCGGTGGTGCTGGTCGCCGCCGTGGTGGCGACGGTGCTCGTGTTGCGGGGCGGTGACCCGGCCCCGGCGGCCGCGGCGACGACGGCCGTGCAGCGCGGCGAGGTCACCTACTCGGTGGCCGCCTCCGGGAAGGTGGCCCCAGTCGCCACCCGCGAGCTGGCGTTCTCCGTGTCGGGCACGCTGACCTCGGTGAAGGTGAAGCCCGGTGACGAGGTGCTCCTCGGCGAGGTGCTGGCGGCGATCGACGACGCCGACGCGCGGGAGGCCCGCGACGAGGCCGCCAACGCGCTCGCCGAAGCGGAGCAGACCCTCGCCGACGCCGCGGCGGCCGCCGGCGACACCAGCTGCGACACGACGGTACGCGCAGCAGCGGCGGCTTACCTCGGGACGGCGGCCGGCGGGGCGGCGGCTCCGGCGTCCACCGGGCCCGACCCGGCCGCATTCGGCGGCTCCGGCTCGTCGAGCGCATCGCCGAGCAGCTCACCGAGCGCCGGCCCGAGCCCGAGCACCAGCCCGTCGGCCGGGCCCTCGCCGTCGCCGTCCCGCACCCCGGGTGCCAAGCCCACGCCTTCGCCGACCGCGGGCACGGGTGGCGGCGGCTGCCAGGGCGGCGGCTCCGGCGGGCGCGGCGGCGCGGGCGGGGACGCGATCTACTCCGCGCAGATCGCGGTGAACCGGGCCGTGGCCGACCTGGCCCGCGCCGAGCGGGAGCTGGCGGGCACGGTCATCACGGCTCCCGTCGCGGCGAAGGTGCTCGCGGTCGAGGGCCGGGCCGGGGACGCGGTCGGCACGGCGACGTTCATCAAGCTCGGGGTGACCGCCACGATGATGGTCGAGGCCGAGTTCGCCGAGGCCGACGCGGTGAGCCTGGCGGTGGGCCAGCCGGCCACGGTGACCCTGGCCAACCGCCCCGACGAGACGCTTCCCGCGACCATCGCCGAGGTGGCCGCGACCGGCACCGCCAGCGGCACGCTGGTGCGCTACCGGGTGCTGCTGGCGTTCGACGGCTCGCCGGAGGGGCTGCTGATCGGGCAGAGCGCCACCGCGGGCGTCGTGCTGAACCGGGCCGACAGCGTGCTGCTGCTGCCCCAGTCGGCGGTGCGCATGACCGGCGACACCGAGGGCGAGGTCAAGCTGCCGGACGGCACGGCCCGCCAGGTCAAGGTCGGGCTGCGCGGCGACGGTGACGTCGAGATCGTGGCGGGGCTCACCGAGGGTGACAGCGTACGCGTCAACGCCCGCTCGTGA
- a CDS encoding response regulator transcription factor, producing the protein MTQQERSRTRVLVVDDETNICALLSATLRLVEFDVRVAHTGRDALIAAEEFQPDLVVLDVMLPDLDGFEVARQLRADGRGPENALVPVLFLTARHSVEDRISGLTVGADDYVTKPFSLEEVVLRIRAILRRSRPGGEPADSGVLRYADLELHEDAHEVRRGGKLVDLSPTEFNLLRYLLVNAGRVVSKAQILDRVWSYDFGGDGRIVESYVYYLRKKVDKWDPPLIHTVRGVGYALRLPRGDQE; encoded by the coding sequence GTGACGCAGCAGGAGCGGTCGCGGACCAGGGTGCTGGTGGTCGACGACGAGACGAACATCTGCGCGCTGCTGTCGGCGACGCTGCGCCTGGTCGAGTTCGACGTGCGGGTCGCGCACACCGGCCGGGACGCGCTGATCGCGGCCGAGGAGTTCCAGCCCGACCTGGTCGTGCTCGACGTGATGCTGCCCGACCTGGACGGCTTCGAGGTGGCCCGGCAGCTCCGTGCCGACGGCCGTGGCCCGGAGAACGCCCTGGTGCCGGTGCTGTTCCTGACCGCCCGACACTCCGTGGAGGACCGCATCTCCGGGCTGACCGTCGGCGCGGACGACTACGTCACCAAGCCGTTCAGCCTGGAGGAGGTCGTGCTGCGGATCCGGGCCATCCTGCGCCGCAGCCGGCCGGGCGGCGAGCCCGCCGACAGCGGCGTGCTGCGCTACGCCGACCTGGAGCTGCACGAGGACGCGCACGAGGTGCGCCGCGGCGGCAAGCTCGTCGACCTGTCCCCGACCGAGTTCAACCTGCTGCGCTACCTGCTGGTCAACGCGGGCCGGGTGGTCTCCAAGGCGCAGATCCTGGACCGGGTGTGGAGCTACGACTTCGGCGGCGACGGCCGCATCGTCGAGTCGTACGTCTACTACCTGCGCAAGAAGGTCGACAAGTGGGATCCGCCGCTGATCCACACGGTGCGCGGCGTCGGGTACGCGCTCCGCCTGCCCCGGGGTGATCAGGAATGA
- a CDS encoding cell wall metabolism sensor histidine kinase WalK, with translation MIRPPWRRWTLRTRMVVAVVALAGVALLITDFVAATTLRHYLVQQLDEDVLRLANVGFGRGGPGGGGPGPVPSPLPTATTLPGAAPQPDPTATPTTAAVSDVTCNVQDAPGGGRAPNIPPGLNDAIVLNYDTAGRLTYCLASDVSLAERPRLTFDEIKAHAADPAAKQPPRAFTATSLSGQEFRVAVSHVAGSRSGVGEHYRVAAISLDRVDSTANLMLLIGLGVGALVLLVLGFVAYSVVRFGLRPLTNMEHAAAQIAGGDLTARVPDPDPHTEPGRLGLALNTMLSRIEAAVTARAASEQRLRQFLADASHELRTPLTSIRGFAELYRRGGAPPGPELDETMSRIEQEAGRMGLLVEDLLLLAALDEERPLQQSRVDLLAVAADTVRDAHVRNPQRTVELAGFEPVCVLGDEHRLRQVATNLVANALQHTPPDARVTLRISHRGGEPVDEPFELPVARDSGPVVAAVGAELDAAVPVAIVEVSDTGPGVPPEHASRIFERLYRADPHRARSHGGAGLGLAIASAIVKAHGGRIELATAPGAGSTFRVLLPLAT, from the coding sequence ATGATCCGCCCACCGTGGCGGCGGTGGACCCTGCGCACCCGGATGGTGGTCGCGGTGGTGGCCCTGGCCGGTGTGGCCCTGCTCATCACCGACTTCGTCGCCGCCACCACGCTGCGCCACTACCTGGTACAGCAGCTCGACGAGGACGTGCTCCGGCTCGCCAACGTCGGCTTCGGCCGCGGGGGGCCGGGTGGCGGCGGGCCGGGTCCGGTGCCCAGCCCGCTGCCGACCGCCACCACGCTGCCCGGCGCCGCGCCGCAGCCGGACCCGACGGCCACGCCGACGACGGCGGCTGTCTCCGACGTGACCTGCAACGTGCAGGATGCGCCCGGCGGCGGCCGGGCCCCCAACATCCCGCCCGGCCTCAACGACGCGATCGTGCTGAACTACGACACCGCTGGCCGGCTCACGTACTGTCTAGCCAGCGATGTCAGCCTCGCCGAGCGGCCGCGGCTGACCTTCGACGAGATCAAGGCGCACGCGGCCGACCCTGCCGCCAAGCAGCCGCCGCGCGCGTTCACCGCCACGAGCCTGTCCGGGCAGGAGTTCCGGGTCGCGGTCAGTCACGTCGCCGGGTCGAGGTCCGGCGTCGGCGAGCACTACCGGGTCGCGGCGATCTCGCTGGACCGGGTGGACTCCACCGCGAACCTGATGCTGCTGATCGGGCTGGGTGTCGGCGCGTTGGTGCTGCTGGTGCTGGGCTTCGTGGCGTACAGCGTGGTCCGGTTCGGGCTGCGGCCGCTGACGAACATGGAGCACGCCGCCGCGCAGATCGCGGGCGGCGATCTCACCGCCCGGGTGCCCGATCCCGACCCGCACACCGAGCCCGGCCGGCTAGGTCTCGCGCTCAACACCATGCTGTCCCGCATCGAGGCGGCGGTGACCGCGCGTGCCGCGTCCGAGCAGCGGCTGCGCCAGTTCCTCGCGGACGCCTCGCATGAGCTGCGCACCCCGCTCACCTCGATCCGCGGATTCGCCGAGCTGTACCGGCGCGGCGGCGCGCCGCCCGGCCCGGAGCTGGACGAGACCATGTCCCGGATCGAGCAGGAGGCGGGCCGGATGGGCCTGCTGGTCGAGGACCTGCTGCTGCTGGCCGCACTGGACGAGGAGCGCCCGCTGCAGCAGTCCCGGGTGGACCTGCTCGCGGTCGCGGCCGACACGGTCCGCGACGCGCACGTGCGCAACCCGCAGCGCACCGTGGAGCTGGCCGGGTTCGAGCCGGTCTGCGTGCTGGGCGACGAGCACCGGCTGCGCCAGGTCGCCACGAACCTGGTGGCCAACGCGCTCCAGCACACGCCCCCCGACGCCCGGGTGACCCTGCGCATCAGTCACCGCGGCGGCGAGCCCGTCGACGAGCCGTTCGAGCTGCCGGTGGCCCGGGACAGCGGCCCGGTGGTGGCCGCGGTCGGCGCCGAGCTGGACGCGGCGGTGCCGGTCGCGATCGTCGAGGTCAGCGACACCGGGCCGGGGGTGCCGCCGGAGCACGCGTCGCGCATCTTCGAGCGGTTGTACCGCGCCGACCCGCACCGGGCGCGCAGTCACGGCGGCGCGGGCCTCGGCCTGGCCATCGCCTCGGCCATCGTGAAAGCCCACGGTGGCCGCATCGAGCTGGCCACGGCCCCCGGCGCGGGCTCGACATTCCGGGTCCTACTGCCGTTAGCCACCTGA